A portion of the Streptomyces erythrochromogenes genome contains these proteins:
- a CDS encoding ROK family transcriptional regulator has protein sequence MQTPGSQSSLHRANLERVVRAVRLAGSLTQAEIARTTGLSAATVSNIVRELKDGGTVEVTDTSAGGRRARSVSLSGDAGIVIGVDFGHTHLRVAVGNLAHQVLAEESEPLDVDASWADGFDRAEALVGRLIAGIEVGLDKVIGVGLGVPGPIDVESGTLGSTAILPGWAGINPRQELSQRLGVPVYVDNDANLGALGELVWGSGRGVKDLAYIKVASGVGAGLVINGQIYRGPGGTAGEIGHITLDESGPVCRCGNRGCLETFAAARYVLPLLQGTHGPELTMERVVELARDGDPGCRRVITDVGRHIGSGVASLCNLLNPSRVVLGGSLAEAGELVLAPIRESVGRYAIPSAARQLSVLTGSLGGRAEVLGALALVLSEMGDSTLLSDHGSGVRAPAVLPSGR, from the coding sequence GTGCAGACTCCCGGATCGCAGTCGTCGCTGCACCGCGCGAATCTCGAACGGGTCGTACGGGCGGTGCGGCTCGCGGGGTCGCTGACCCAGGCGGAGATCGCCCGTACCACCGGACTGTCGGCGGCCACGGTCTCCAACATCGTCCGGGAGCTGAAGGACGGCGGGACCGTCGAGGTCACCGACACGTCGGCCGGCGGCCGGCGGGCACGGAGCGTGTCGCTCAGCGGTGACGCGGGCATCGTGATCGGCGTCGACTTCGGCCACACCCACCTGCGGGTGGCCGTCGGCAACCTCGCCCACCAGGTGCTGGCCGAGGAGTCCGAACCGCTGGACGTCGACGCATCCTGGGCGGACGGCTTCGACCGGGCGGAAGCGCTGGTCGGGCGCCTGATCGCGGGCATAGAAGTCGGGCTGGACAAGGTCATCGGCGTCGGCCTCGGCGTCCCCGGCCCCATCGACGTGGAGTCCGGGACCCTGGGCTCCACCGCGATCCTGCCGGGCTGGGCGGGGATCAATCCGCGCCAGGAGCTCTCGCAGCGCCTCGGCGTGCCCGTCTACGTGGACAACGACGCCAACCTCGGCGCCCTCGGTGAACTCGTCTGGGGGAGTGGGCGGGGGGTGAAAGACCTGGCCTACATCAAGGTGGCCAGCGGCGTCGGCGCCGGCCTGGTGATCAACGGCCAGATCTACCGCGGCCCGGGCGGCACGGCGGGCGAGATCGGGCACATCACGCTCGACGAATCGGGCCCGGTCTGCCGCTGCGGCAACCGCGGCTGCCTGGAGACCTTCGCCGCGGCCCGGTACGTCCTGCCGCTGCTCCAGGGCACGCACGGGCCGGAGTTGACGATGGAGCGGGTGGTGGAGCTGGCCCGGGACGGGGACCCGGGCTGCCGCCGGGTGATCACCGACGTCGGCCGCCACATCGGCAGCGGGGTGGCCAGCCTGTGCAACCTCCTGAACCCGAGCCGGGTGGTGTTGGGCGGCTCTCTGGCGGAGGCGGGTGAACTCGTCCTGGCCCCCATCCGTGAATCAGTCGGGAGGTACGCGATTCCCAGCGCGGCCCGGCAGTTGTCGGTGCTGACGGGGTCCCTGGGCGGCCGGGCCGAGGTGCTGGGCGCACTGGCTCTCGTGCTGAGCGAGATGGGCGATTCGACACTTTTGTCAGATCATGGAAGTGGAGTGCGAGCTCCAGCCGTCTTGCCTTCAGGTAGATAA
- the mgtA gene encoding magnesium-translocating P-type ATPase, translated as MTMLTPRTPAKLAPPGRSRRERRAAELESRTRLVGERLAAISAGPGVRALQSVDASPSGLTHAEAALRLERHGANVVAQERAPRWYVQLAKAFRNPFIAVLAFLAAVMYWQDPADPGVVILSVMVGISGLLRFWQEYRSGRAADALGQLVTTTCAVQRRAGSGSAPTTFEVPMDQVVPGDVVKLAAGDLIPADLRLLTAKDLMISQAALSGESLPVAKADTRAQDPGQRATTDPVEADNLALMGTSVTSGTATGVVVATGGDTYFGSMAGSLVGERPQTNFDTGVRKVSFLLIRFMLVMVPVVFMINGLTKGDWDEAFLFGIAVAVGLTPEMLPMVVSANLARGAVAMAEHKVVVKRLNAIQNLGAMDVLCTDKTGTLTEDRIVLDRYLDVHGNEDGEVLEYGYLNAHFQTGLRNLMDQAVIDRAGEAEEVVVDARFSMVDEIPFDFARRRMSVVLARNTLMGGSGPGEHVMITKGAVEEVLDLCTHMTDRGETVELTEQLRWHVTRIAEDNNRRGLRVLAVATRTVDTPRDAYSVADEDGLTLVGFLAFLDPPKADAARALEALADKGIAVKVVTGDNDLVAARVCSDVGIAVGTVVLGPETDALDDTELRALAARTTVFAKVNPVQKARIVRALQADGHTVGFLGDGINDAAALRDADVGISVDSAVDIAKESADIILLEKDLTVLEQGVLQGRTTFGNTIKYIKMTASSNFGNVFSVLVASAFIPFQPMLAIMLLVQNLVYDIAQLATPWDRMDEEYLRRPRNWDAKGIGRFMVTIGPISSIFDIAMFLIMWHVFAANSEASQSLFQSGWFIEGLLSQTLIVHMIRTRKIPFIQSRASWPVMVMTVLAVLTGLWLPFSPLAPSLGFVALPASYFPWLIGVLLAYCTLTQLVKTWYIRRFGTWL; from the coding sequence ATGACCATGCTCACTCCCCGCACCCCGGCCAAGCTCGCGCCGCCGGGCCGGTCCCGTCGCGAGCGCAGGGCCGCCGAGCTGGAGTCCCGTACCCGGCTCGTCGGCGAGCGCCTCGCCGCCATCAGCGCCGGCCCGGGCGTGCGCGCCCTGCAGTCCGTGGACGCCTCCCCGAGCGGCCTCACCCACGCCGAGGCCGCACTGCGCCTGGAGCGCCACGGCGCCAACGTCGTCGCCCAGGAGCGTGCGCCGCGCTGGTACGTCCAGCTGGCGAAGGCCTTCCGGAACCCCTTCATCGCCGTCCTGGCCTTCCTGGCCGCCGTCATGTACTGGCAGGACCCCGCGGACCCGGGCGTCGTCATCCTCTCCGTGATGGTGGGGATCAGCGGGCTGCTGCGCTTCTGGCAGGAGTACCGCTCCGGCCGCGCCGCCGACGCCCTGGGGCAGCTGGTCACCACGACCTGCGCGGTCCAGCGCCGGGCCGGCAGCGGCTCCGCCCCCACCACCTTCGAGGTGCCCATGGACCAGGTGGTCCCGGGCGACGTGGTCAAGCTGGCCGCCGGCGACCTGATACCGGCTGACCTGCGGCTCCTCACCGCCAAGGACCTGATGATCAGCCAGGCCGCGCTCTCAGGCGAGTCCCTGCCGGTGGCCAAGGCCGACACGCGCGCACAGGATCCGGGCCAGCGGGCCACCACCGACCCGGTCGAGGCCGACAACCTGGCCCTGATGGGGACCTCCGTCACCTCCGGCACCGCCACCGGGGTCGTCGTCGCCACCGGTGGCGACACCTACTTCGGCTCGATGGCCGGCTCCCTGGTCGGCGAGCGCCCGCAGACCAACTTCGACACCGGCGTGCGCAAGGTCAGCTTCCTGCTGATCCGCTTCATGCTGGTCATGGTCCCGGTCGTCTTCATGATCAACGGCTTGACCAAGGGCGACTGGGACGAGGCCTTCCTCTTCGGCATCGCCGTCGCCGTCGGCCTGACCCCCGAGATGCTCCCGATGGTCGTCTCCGCCAACCTGGCGCGCGGCGCCGTCGCCATGGCCGAGCACAAGGTGGTCGTCAAGCGGCTCAACGCGATCCAGAACCTGGGCGCGATGGACGTGCTGTGCACCGACAAGACCGGCACCCTCACCGAGGACCGGATCGTGCTGGACCGCTACCTGGACGTGCACGGCAACGAGGACGGCGAGGTCCTGGAGTACGGCTACCTCAACGCGCACTTCCAGACCGGCTTGCGCAACCTGATGGACCAGGCGGTCATCGACCGCGCGGGCGAGGCCGAGGAGGTTGTCGTCGACGCACGGTTCTCGATGGTCGACGAGATCCCCTTCGACTTCGCCCGGCGCCGGATGTCCGTGGTCCTGGCCCGCAACACGCTCATGGGCGGCTCCGGACCCGGCGAACACGTAATGATCACCAAGGGTGCGGTCGAAGAGGTCCTGGACCTCTGCACGCACATGACCGACCGCGGCGAGACCGTGGAGCTGACCGAGCAGCTGCGGTGGCACGTCACCCGGATCGCCGAGGACAACAACCGGCGGGGCCTGCGCGTCCTCGCCGTCGCCACCCGCACCGTCGACACCCCGCGCGACGCCTACTCCGTCGCCGACGAGGACGGGCTGACCCTGGTCGGCTTCCTCGCCTTCCTCGACCCGCCGAAGGCCGACGCCGCCCGGGCCCTGGAGGCCCTCGCCGACAAGGGCATCGCGGTGAAGGTCGTCACCGGCGACAACGACCTCGTCGCCGCCCGGGTCTGCTCGGACGTCGGCATCGCCGTGGGCACCGTGGTCCTCGGCCCCGAGACCGACGCCCTCGACGACACCGAACTGCGCGCGCTGGCCGCCCGTACGACGGTCTTCGCCAAGGTCAACCCGGTCCAGAAGGCCAGGATCGTCCGGGCCCTCCAGGCCGACGGGCACACCGTCGGCTTCCTCGGCGACGGCATCAACGACGCCGCCGCGCTGCGCGACGCCGACGTCGGCATCTCCGTGGACAGCGCCGTCGACATCGCCAAGGAGTCCGCGGACATCATCCTGCTGGAGAAGGACCTCACCGTCCTGGAGCAGGGCGTCCTCCAGGGCCGCACCACCTTCGGCAATACGATCAAGTACATCAAGATGACGGCGTCGTCGAACTTCGGCAACGTCTTCTCGGTCCTGGTCGCGAGCGCCTTCATCCCCTTCCAGCCGATGCTCGCGATCATGCTGCTGGTGCAGAACCTCGTCTACGACATCGCCCAGCTGGCCACCCCGTGGGACCGGATGGACGAGGAGTACCTGCGCAGGCCCCGCAACTGGGACGCCAAGGGCATCGGCCGCTTCATGGTCACCATCGGCCCGATCAGCTCGATCTTCGACATCGCGATGTTCCTGATCATGTGGCACGTCTTCGCCGCCAACAGCGAGGCGAGCCAGTCCCTCTTCCAGTCGGGCTGGTTCATCGAGGGCCTGCTCTCGCAGACCCTGATCGTCCACATGATCCGCACCCGGAAGATTCCGTTCATCCAGTCCCGCGCCTCCTGGCCGGTGATGGTCATGACCGTCCTCGCGGTGCTGACCGGGCTCTGGCTGCCCTTCTCGCCGCTGGCCCCCTCGCTGGGCTTCGTCGCCCTGCCGGCGAGCTACTTCCCGTGGCTGATCGGCGTACTGCTCGCGTACTGCACGCTCACCCAGCTCGTGAAGACCTGGTACATCCGCCGCTTCGGCACCTGGCTGTAG
- a CDS encoding carbohydrate ABC transporter permease has product MTTVIKAPGESAAERSGGAGPSGEQSAGRSEGMVLNVFSHGFLVLWAVLIVLPLIWLALGSFKTDAQIGGSALSWPSNWNLDAFGRAWDKGIGDYFANTLIVMVFSVPLTMLLGSMAAYVLARYPFPGNRFVYYFFVSGAMFPVFLALVPLFFMVKRFDMLNTYQGLILVYVAYSMPFTVFFMHSFFRTLPTAVHEAAVIDGASDTRIFFQVMVPMAKPGLISVGIFNVLGQWNQYILPSVLMQPQTGSDPERYLLTQGLIQLQQQQGYETDLPVLFAGVTIAMIPMLVVYLSFQRQIQAGLTSATLK; this is encoded by the coding sequence ATGACCACAGTGATCAAGGCTCCGGGCGAATCCGCTGCGGAGCGGTCCGGCGGAGCCGGCCCCAGCGGGGAACAGAGCGCCGGACGCTCCGAGGGCATGGTCCTCAACGTCTTCTCCCACGGCTTCCTCGTCCTCTGGGCCGTGCTGATCGTGCTGCCCCTGATCTGGCTGGCGCTCGGCTCCTTCAAGACCGACGCGCAGATCGGCGGCTCGGCCCTCAGCTGGCCCTCCAACTGGAACCTCGACGCCTTCGGGCGGGCCTGGGACAAGGGCATCGGCGACTACTTCGCCAACACCCTCATCGTGATGGTGTTCTCGGTCCCGCTGACGATGCTGCTCGGCTCGATGGCGGCGTACGTCCTGGCCCGCTACCCCTTCCCGGGCAACCGGTTCGTCTACTACTTCTTCGTCAGCGGGGCGATGTTCCCCGTCTTCCTCGCACTCGTCCCGCTGTTCTTCATGGTCAAGCGGTTCGACATGCTGAACACGTACCAGGGCCTGATCCTCGTGTACGTGGCGTACTCGATGCCGTTCACCGTCTTCTTCATGCACTCGTTCTTCCGCACGCTGCCCACGGCGGTGCACGAGGCCGCGGTGATCGACGGCGCCTCCGACACCCGGATCTTCTTCCAGGTGATGGTGCCGATGGCCAAGCCCGGCCTGATCAGCGTCGGGATCTTCAACGTCCTGGGCCAGTGGAACCAGTACATCCTGCCGTCCGTGCTGATGCAGCCCCAGACCGGATCCGACCCCGAGCGCTACCTGCTCACCCAGGGCCTGATCCAGCTCCAGCAGCAGCAGGGCTACGAGACCGACCTGCCCGTGCTCTTCGCAGGCGTGACCATCGCGATGATCCCGATGCTGGTGGTCTACCTCTCCTTCCAGCGCCAGATCCAGGCGGGCCTGACCTCGGCGACGCTGAAGTAG
- a CDS encoding carbohydrate ABC transporter permease, with the protein MSQVVRGRGRTGFIAGFLLAPLALYLTFVIWPYVQTFGYSFTNWTGQSPTFDFVGVDNYSALMKDEVFRGALWNNLLLLVFVPAVTILLALFFAFMVNAGGRGGAGGVQGVAGSRFYKIVYFFPQVLSLAILAVLFGAVYRTDEGGLLNGVLIRLGIVDRMHPIEWLNEPRLVLWCLLLVVVWHGVGFYLVLFSAAMQSVPKDIYEAALLDGAGRAQTFFRVTLPLLWDSVQTSAVYLGIAAMDMFVLVSTMTSGQFGGGPDHHSEVMATVLMRNFLYFGKSGYACAMGVVMLVLTMILSVITLRATRRERIEF; encoded by the coding sequence ATGAGCCAAGTAGTCCGGGGCAGGGGAAGGACCGGCTTCATCGCCGGCTTCCTCCTCGCACCCCTCGCGCTGTATCTGACCTTCGTCATCTGGCCGTACGTACAGACGTTCGGCTACTCCTTCACCAACTGGACGGGTCAGTCCCCGACGTTCGACTTCGTCGGCGTGGACAACTACTCCGCCCTGATGAAGGACGAGGTCTTCCGCGGGGCCCTCTGGAACAACCTGCTGCTCCTGGTGTTCGTCCCGGCGGTCACCATCCTGCTCGCCCTCTTCTTCGCCTTCATGGTGAACGCGGGCGGGCGGGGTGGGGCCGGCGGTGTGCAGGGCGTGGCGGGATCACGCTTCTACAAGATCGTCTACTTCTTCCCGCAGGTGCTCTCCCTCGCCATCCTCGCGGTGCTCTTCGGCGCCGTGTACCGCACCGACGAGGGCGGCCTGCTCAACGGCGTCCTCATCCGGCTCGGCATCGTCGACCGGATGCACCCGATCGAATGGCTGAACGAGCCGAGGCTCGTCCTGTGGTGCCTGCTCCTCGTGGTGGTCTGGCACGGCGTGGGCTTCTACCTCGTCCTGTTCTCCGCGGCCATGCAGTCCGTCCCCAAGGACATCTACGAGGCGGCCCTCCTCGACGGGGCGGGCCGCGCCCAGACCTTCTTCAGGGTCACCCTGCCCCTGCTGTGGGACTCCGTGCAGACCTCCGCGGTCTATCTGGGCATCGCCGCGATGGACATGTTCGTCCTGGTGTCGACCATGACCTCCGGCCAGTTCGGCGGCGGCCCCGACCACCACAGCGAGGTCATGGCCACGGTGCTGATGAGGAACTTCCTCTACTTCGGCAAGAGCGGCTACGCCTGCGCCATGGGCGTGGTCATGCTCGTCCTCACCATGATCCTTTCCGTCATCACGCTGCGCGCCACCCGCCGCGAGCGCATCGAGTTCTGA
- the ngcE gene encoding N-acetylglucosamine/diacetylchitobiose ABC transporter substrate-binding protein, producing MGSTGEGFGRRDLIKRSAALGLISVPTMSFLSACASGGEDTTKGPDKGAVSKENPFGVAKGGKMDVVVFKGGFGDDYAKAWEAAFDKKWGTTSSHLGTQEITGKLQTRFNGGNPPDVVDNSGAQKIKLDVLFKSNQLADLTPVLDAPSLDDPSKKVRDTLIAGTIEQGTQGGKFVSLNYVYTVYGFWYSGKLFKEKGWTPPKTWDEFLAVCAKAKEAGLGGLAHQGKYPYYINVVIMDLIAKKGGLEAMKAIDNLEPNAFEGNAAALAAVEAVYEVVEKDLLLPGTNGLTHTESQTAWNQYKAAFIPSGSWLENEQLKQTPDDFDMQFLPVPVLADSKLPFEAIRAGAGEPFIVPEKAANKPGGLEFIRSMLSREWSTIFAQQANSLTVVRDGVDPGVKLRPGTQSAVTALKAAGTNTFNYLYTDWYSEMDTAIQDASNELMAKRIQPKEWIKRAQAAVNKAAQDPNAKNNRRS from the coding sequence ATGGGATCCACCGGTGAGGGCTTCGGCCGCCGTGATCTGATCAAGCGTTCCGCAGCGCTCGGACTGATCAGCGTGCCGACGATGAGCTTCCTGTCCGCCTGCGCCTCCGGCGGTGAGGACACCACGAAGGGCCCCGACAAGGGGGCCGTGTCCAAGGAGAACCCCTTCGGCGTCGCGAAGGGCGGCAAGATGGACGTCGTCGTCTTCAAGGGCGGCTTCGGCGACGACTACGCGAAGGCCTGGGAAGCGGCCTTCGACAAGAAGTGGGGGACCACCAGCTCCCACCTCGGCACCCAGGAGATCACCGGAAAGCTCCAGACCCGCTTCAACGGCGGCAACCCGCCGGACGTCGTCGACAACTCGGGCGCCCAGAAGATCAAGCTGGACGTGCTCTTCAAGAGCAACCAGCTCGCCGACCTCACCCCCGTGCTGGACGCCCCGTCCCTCGACGACCCGAGCAAGAAGGTCCGCGACACGCTCATCGCGGGCACCATCGAACAGGGCACGCAGGGCGGCAAGTTCGTCTCGCTGAACTACGTCTACACCGTCTACGGCTTCTGGTACTCCGGGAAGCTCTTCAAGGAGAAGGGCTGGACGCCGCCCAAGACCTGGGACGAGTTCCTCGCGGTCTGCGCCAAGGCCAAGGAGGCCGGCCTCGGCGGCCTCGCCCACCAGGGCAAGTACCCGTACTACATCAACGTCGTCATCATGGACCTGATCGCCAAGAAGGGCGGTCTGGAGGCCATGAAGGCGATCGACAACCTGGAGCCGAACGCCTTCGAGGGCAACGCGGCCGCCCTCGCCGCCGTCGAGGCGGTCTACGAGGTGGTCGAGAAGGACCTGCTCCTCCCGGGGACGAACGGCCTGACCCACACCGAGTCCCAGACCGCCTGGAACCAGTACAAGGCCGCCTTCATCCCCTCCGGCTCCTGGCTGGAGAACGAGCAGCTCAAGCAGACCCCCGACGACTTCGACATGCAGTTCCTGCCGGTCCCGGTGCTCGCGGACAGCAAGCTGCCCTTCGAGGCCATCCGGGCCGGCGCCGGCGAGCCCTTCATCGTCCCGGAGAAGGCCGCCAACAAGCCCGGCGGCCTGGAATTCATCCGTTCGATGCTGTCCCGCGAATGGTCGACCATCTTCGCCCAGCAGGCCAACTCGCTCACCGTGGTCAGGGACGGCGTGGACCCGGGCGTGAAACTGCGGCCCGGCACCCAGTCGGCGGTGACCGCCCTCAAGGCGGCGGGAACGAACACCTTCAACTACCTTTACACCGACTGGTACAGCGAGATGGACACGGCGATCCAGGACGCGTCCAACGAGCTGATGGCCAAGCGGATTCAGCCGAAGGAGTGGATCAAGCGGGCCCAGGCGGCGGTCAACAAGGCGGCGCAGGATCCCAACGCCAAGAACAACCGTCGCAGCTGA